TTAACACTGGCACAGTAACTAATAGTATGTTTACATGACACATGCAAAATCCATGCTTCTGAAGGTTCAAATGGTGGTTGTGCTACCAGACCATAGGGGAGTCATTTGCTTCACTGACTATGATGACATTGCAGTAACAATTAGATTAGGCTTATACTTGTATGGTGAACAAGAAAATAAGGTTTCTGCAAGGGATATGCTGTGTAACAAAAGTTGACTTTATACCATGATTTCTTCCAGATTTGACAGTGAAAAGGCTGGTGATCGGGAAGTACAGAGGACCATGTTGGAATTGCTGAACCAGCTTGATGGATTCCAACCTAACACACAAGTCAAGGTAACTTTCCTTTGCTTGAGGGTACGAGGTGGGCATGCTGCAAGCAGAGATTACAGAGTGGCTTTCGAAGCCATTTTGATGAGAAAGATGTTAATAGGTTCACCTGCATCTCAGAGCACTAAAATCACTGTTTCTGGGTTCTCTCTTATCCAGGTGATTGCTGCGACTAACCGTGTGGATATCCTAGATCCTGCTCTACTCCGTTCAGGACGACTGGATCGTAAGATTGAGTTTCCAATGCCCAATGAGGAGGCTAGAGCCAGGATTATGCAGATCCATTCACGCAAGATGAATGTCAGGTATTAAAAAGGAATGAAGCCAGCTTGTGGAAATGGCTGGGTTGCAGGCAATAGTACTCTTCCTTTATTCTCCAGGCGTTGTCATAAGTAAACTATAGAGTGTTTTTGTCTTGGATTCAGTAGGAGCACAGGTTATGCTATTGGGCTTAAGAATCTTGACTTTCTCAGAGCTCAGTTCTGATCTTTATGGCTGTAAACACATGTTAGCGCTGGGTGGTACTTGCTGTAATCTCAGAAATCTAAGAGACAGCCAAGCAATATTTCCAGTGATCAAGTGGGGCTTTAGTACCCCTcattgtttctttcctttccctgtgACTTGTCAAATCAGAAtaattaattcaaatttaaatacAGTAAGTGTGCTTAATTTTATACAGAGGGCAGTTTTTTTGCTTTATGTGGTGCAGAAATTAATTTTTATCACTGAACATTGCACAGCCCTAGCTTTCACGTTGAAGCATTCTCAGGAAGTTTTTGTGTGTCCTTTCCAGTTGAGctctttttccctttttaattttgAAAACATAATTTCTTTCTTTGCAGCCCTGATGTGAATTATGAAGAGCTGGCTCGTTGCACAGATGACTTCAATGGGGCACAGTGCAAAGCTGTGTGTGTGGAAGCGGTAAGTAgatctaccccaccccacccccaatgttgCTTCCTTTGAGAAACTGTCCTCAGCAGCTGATGCTGAACTGGGGAGAGTGCCTTCAACGCAAAAGAGTGGCAATTTTCTGTGGTGCattattagggttttttttctgaGCCATCCTTTTTCTCTTTGGATCAGGGGATGATTGCCTTACGGCATGGAGCTACAGAGCTTACCCATGAAGATTACATGGAAGGAATCTTGGAAGTCCAGGCCAAGAAGAAAGCCAATCTACAATATTATGCCTGATTCTTGCACCTGAAGCTTATTATTCAGGCTTTGGCTGAGAAACCAGGATCAAGAGTTGGATCTGGAACTTTCTTACTTTCTATTATTACCTGATGGGCTAAAATAAAGCATTTGCTTTGACTAAGGCAGCTGTTATGTTGCTACACCTTGAAGAAAAAGAATTACCTTTGTGGAATGGTACCCTTATGCATGTATGAGGCATATGTCTTCTTTTTAACCCCTTAAAAACACCAAAATTTGCACAAAGAACCCAAATTTGTCATTTGCTGTGTATGTGATTGAAttcttaatcttttaaaaaattactccTTCACCACAGCATTCCAGTTCCTGCTGATGTATGCTTACACCCCCTACAGAGCATTTAAACTAAAGGCACAGGTATACTAAAGTCCCCTAGAGGGTGTAAGGTTGCACCAATCAACCTGCTTATTCTCTGGAAGTAATTTTTATTTGAGGCAAAACTTGTCCCATACACACATTAGGCTTTGTGGGCAGGAACAAGATCAACAGCTGGGATTACGAGGCCGGCTGCCAAATAAGTGACATTCCTGTCTCCCTGCATGACAGGGTTTCTCCAGCAGCTGTGATTGTGTAGAAGTGCAGAAAATTAATGTCAGTCTCTCTTAATGAGATCCAAAAGGCTGAGAATCTCCAGCTTCTCACTGGACCCAAGCCTTTTAATTTAATGCCTCTTGAAACTTACAActtccatttaaaaatcacactTTCCATGAATACATTGACTTTAGCACTGAGTTATTAATTACATGCCACTTAAAAATACAATGTAAACAGCCCTCCAAAAAAGGCTTCTGTGTAGTCTTTTGAGGAGACAGAAAAGGAGTACAATGAGGAAAGACCAGTTCCTCCCCTTCAGCACCATTGTTGATGTTCCTGAGTTAGGCCCAGCTCTCGTTGTTCACGTGCGTAGTGAGTCCATTTAATAAAAAGTGCTTCCTTTTCTGTTAGAAGAGGATGCTACCAAGCGGGCTGTCTTTTCAAGTTTCTGTGCTCATTATCCAAAATGGTAAAGTTCTACACTCAGCCTGGAAGGATTTGAAGCAGCTTGCAGATCTCATTTGCCTATTACAGCAGTTGCTATGACAACATCATTTCTAGGATGGGAGCCCTGGTCCACTTTCTTCCCTCAACCAGAAACCTGTTGTTTTGTTCTTTGTGTTACTTCAAGCAGGAATATCACATGTGACTAAATAACTTAATTAGGTTCAGCCACCCCTGCCATCCCCAAAAATGCTTTTCTGTATGCGTGTGAGTTATCTTGACACTAACTCAGCCCTGATGCCTTGGTGGAAGAATTCCTCAAGCACTGAAGTCTCATTTATTTGCTGCTTGCTCTAACTCCCTATGTGTTATCCCAGAAGTAACCTTTCATGAGCTACTGCTATACATATTTGGCTCCCAGAACTGGCATAGGTTAGATACTGTGTGGTCCAGAGGAAGAACTTGCTAATGTTCCTCTCTGAATGTCTATAAAGCCCCCACTTAAGCTGGTGTCAAAGGCTGAAGCAGTAGGCTGTGTTAAGCCTGTAACAGCATCAGGTCCCTGCTGCAGAAGAGAATCagtaggatagctcagttggttagagcgtggtgctgataacaccaaggttgcgggttcaatccctatatgggatggctgcatattcaggttggactagatgatcctcaaggtcccttccaactctatgattctatgaatactgaGACTGGCTGGATTTCCCTTTGGTCTTTACCTCTGACTGGTCCTCAAAGATTCTTGGAAATGGAGTTCCCTGGAGTCACAAGGACGCCAAAGGGAATTCACAGTGGCTTCTGCTCCTAGCAGAAATCTGATTCAGCTTAAATGGTACACAGATCCTACAGCAACACACCCTATTTAACAGAAAAGTTCCCTTTAGGCAAGCCAGGAATAAAGAATTAACCTGATTTGGTTGGTTGTATCAGACAGGCAGGCTGAAGAatcaaaggaaggaaggggtccCCCCCAAGTCTTTGACATAGCAGCTGAATTCCTTCGTTTGTTTGCAGTGGGAACCTCCCTTCTTCATGAATTTCAGATGCCCCCACTATTGGCAGTAACCCACTGCCAGACCTGGCCTGGCCTGTGCTTGCTAGAGTCCTTTGCTCCCTTCTCATCACACAGTACCATTTTCCTGTCTGGGTTTCTGTACGACAGTCCGGGGGCTATTGAGAGAGGGGGCCAATGTGCATAAGAATCCTGCCAGAAGCGTCAGTCCCAGGCCTCCCCAAGCACAGAACATGGACCAGCCATAGCCATGACTGATGTCCTCTGGTAACCCATAGACATAGCGAGGGTAACGAGACAGCTCAAAGTTTATCCCAGCCACACATGTGCAAAGGGAGATGATGCAGCAGGTACctgaaaaagaagagaagaaagataAAGCCAATGTTTCTCAGCTTCCTTGCAAAGGGCTGCCTCAAATATGTAAAGCTCCCATTTTTTGTGACTTGAGGAATTTTGTTGTAGAAGGAAACAAACGTCCACAGCCTATTATCCACAGCATCTGATTCTCAGATTCAAGGGCCTTTTTCCTGCCCCTTTTCAGGCTACTGTCAAATCTGAACTATGCTTTCACATTTGTTTTGATCTCGCTGTTTGATCTCTACAGAGAAAAGAAATCTGTTTTGAATATCTTCTTCCTCATCAGCTGCTTTTCTCTCTAAAGGTTAtgctgctcttttcatgttgtactGTACAAGGAAACGGGAAACTAGCTCCTttggaagagcaggatataaatttataaaatacataaaaaccattAGAGGGTTTCAGGCTTCACCTAAAaccagttaaataaataaaaataaaaatgcagttttcTACTAGCACACCTATGAAGTAGCCAGTCACATAGCTACAAGCACAGCATACCCACTTATCAGTATTTGACAGATGGTCAGTGCCACCCACTGGTCAATCACATGCTACCACATGAATGACAGGTGGGTTGTCCTACCCATCTGTCACAATCCCTCATGGGGGTTTCCCAGGGTAGAACTGGTCCAAGAACTGGGTAAGTACCATTATCTGACACATGTTTCCATCCCGGTCCTTTTTGTCATTTGAAAGACTTATCACACATTTTAAGTTCATTGAGACAGTCCAAACAATTATATCACCTGTTCCCTAGTTCTTGTCCTGTGagcccaggtcccccccccccaaggctttaATTCATTACATATAGGGCACAATACCAAATGCATTTCTTCAGAAAATGGCTCTCAGCCTACGAAGAAAAAAGAACTCTCACCTCCCATAAGGAAGAGCAGTCCAGCTACATATTGCATGAGCTCATGCTGTTTACAGCAGCCCAGCGTACCAATGATCCACCCAAAGAGAATGATGGAAACTGCCATACCAATAAAGCCAGCTGTCATTCTCCGCAGATCTGAGGAGGTGTTGGTGCAAGGAAGAAAGAAgatggagaaagagggagagaaaagagagtCTGTGAAGAGTAATTTGGAGACCGCAGAGGAAATCAGAGGTGGAGGCTCACATTTGCACCAGTGATCCATGAATATGAGTGCTTCCATCTTGTGAAATCTTATAAAGCATTTAAGAAGGCAAAGTCTCAGCGCTTCCTAAAAATATCACGCCTTTCCGTAAGAACCCCCAAGTCAAGAACATAATCACTTTGGAAAATGAGCCAGATTGTGGAAATTTGCCTTCTATATTTATTACAAGTGGTTTACACTGTGCTTTTATGGCTCTTTACAAGAAAGCACATAAAGAGGCAATCTCTTTGACTATCCATGCCATCAGGCTCCCATTCAGAAGCATGATGTGCTCCTGGGTTACACAGACCGCTGATGTGGTGCTGTTACAGGAGCAAGCTAGGTTGCTATTGACATGTGTCCTCAAAGAAGTCTAGAAAAGTATCCATGAAATTAGGCAATGAAGAGGAAAGGGTTAGATACTCATTAGCATATGGCTAGTGGGTTGGTGGAGCAGGAATGGTAGTGAAGAAAGGAAAGTAGTAATTAAAGTACAAGGTATGATACCACCAGAAAGGAAAGCTATATGGGGAACCAGCTGTTGAGTGGCAGTATTTAGCATTCTAAGGGGGTTCCAGTTTGGAGCACAAATGTAGGAAAGCCCTGAACAAAGCTATACAGAATTAAGGTTGTCTCACTGGCCACCATAACTGAGTAGCTCAGAGGTCAGAATAACCTCCGAGCTAAACCACCACTCCAAGAATACCTTAACCATGTTTTTGATTGCATAAACTGGGTTAGAGTTGGTAGTGGGTAACACCGTTTGTTCTTCCattcagttctctctctctctctctctctctctctctctctctctctctctctctctccctccctccctccctccctccccccctctctctgacacacacacaaacacactcattCTCTCAATGTAACCTTCCTGCCACCAGCTGTGGTTTTGCATGAAAAAAGGATCCTATTTTAGGAGGCTTTTTCCAAGCCTAACTGCAGTGTGGGAAGTGTTTTCAGCAGCTGTGACCCTCTACAAAACACTGCATTTAGGCTTCAAAAAAGCCCTCCTATTGGAGCCAATAGCCGGTAAAATTCAAGgctaaaataaatgaatacaagGCATGGTGGTCTTGGGTGGGCTCAGAAAGTATTTGTTTACTCCTGTGCATCAAAAGACCATGTACATGGAAAGCTAATGTGTCAAGAAGAAGGCTCCTTGATATGctagctttcatgtgcatgatgCTTTCAACAGGAATAGTCAAACGTGTGATTTACCCCACCTGCATTCTGAAGCAGTACAGTTCCAGGAGGTACATCTGATTCTCCTGAACTTTGGTGAATTCTGGTAACAAAGATACAAGAGAACTATGTTCAGCGAGTGCTTCGGATACTCACGGAGGGCATGCCACTCATCCTGGCGAATAGTGTTGGTAATATTAACAGGCAAGTTGCGTGGCAGGGAAGATGAAGTGTAGTGATACTTCACAGATGTGCAACGCTGTATGACTCCTGAAAGagaaaaaatgacaaaaagaaaCACTATATATCTGACGTTAGGCTTTATTGACATTGCTTTCAGTTTACTGCCTCCTAAACTATATTAGGCTTGCTTTAGTTTGTACTCATAATGCTAAGCCATCATTCaatgcagggccagatttaggtttgatgaggccctaagctactgaaggtaatggggccctttatatgtgatattttagggagcaggctagcaggcaggggccattacttacatcataggacacaacacaaaacactgttgctgtatgtgtttttttattttaattttatcttatattttggaaatgtacatccagttgtttttttcctttaaattttttgggccccccaaagagagtggggccctaagctatagcttgtttagcttatacgtaaatccggcactgattcaATGTGAACCATGTCACTTAATTTCACCCCTGCCACAAATTCAGTACAGAGTATTAGGCAAACCACTGATTCTCAACAAAAGCCCAGCATCTGCAATAAGGGAACTACAATACAGATCCTATTTATagtgttgtaaggattgcaaaaAGATAATATATGTAAAGCACTTTTAATATTCAGAATTATGAtgtattgtgattattattattattattaataataataataataatattgttatgtTTATTACTAATTATCACATTTCATTATTAAAGCACGGCATCAAATAATCAGCAGGACCTATAGTAATATACTCTTTTCTAGGTTGATGTTCTGGTTATAGTGGACAGGAacagaataacagaacaagattATTTCTACTATGGAAGAAACATGGAGAAGCTGAAATGGGACCTGaagtttctaaaaaaaaataacaggATGAAAACTGTGAAGAAAAAATTAGAATGAATATTGTGACTGTGGCCTTTGGAATCACTGTTCATAACCATTAAATAGAGGCAACCTCTCCACAATGTAATCCATGAGTCCCTCCTCTTATATCACCCTTAAGTGGCCTTTCCAAATTAGTTTGTGCTATGGAATATTATAGAGCCAAACCAAAGAGTTATCAATTCATGATTTTATCATTATGATAACAGTGAATTACGTCTTTCAGATAGACCCCCAACTCAAGTCAGTTTCTGGTGTCTTCTGTAGGCTCCCAGGGGATTCTGTTATCACTTGCTAGAGCTCTTTGAAGATTTGATTTAAATAACTGAACTTCTCTTTCCTGCATTTTCATTGTATTTATAATTAACTGCTTAGCCATAGGACAAGGCAAATATGTGCTTAAACGTCTTCTACCGATTTTCACCTGCTTTAGGAGATTAGGGAGTATCAATTTCTTACCCTATCTTTATTGAGACATCAAATCCAAGGTAGTCTCTGCAAACCTACTTTTTATATTGGAAAAAAAATTGCTTTGTGACaagcagttctctctctctctctctctctctctctctctctctctctatatatatatatatatatatatatatatatatatatatatatatatttaaaaaactcaCTTTTAGGAGCTTGAAGAAAATTGTGAAAAAGAATAAACAGGGTTGCATTCTCCCCCCATAGTGGTTAAAAAGCATATATTTCATAGTTCAAACAGGTAAAAATTAATCCTTGCCAGTTTTTCACAAGTAGGAACTGTCACAGAAAATTGATGCATTGCATTTAAATAGCAGAAGTTTAAAAGATGGTTGCATGCATGCTCACCATGAATAAACTAAAGCTTTTAAAGAAAGATACTTCAGTAGTGCACAGCAGAATAGGAGATGTTTATCTCcagccatgggacgcgggtggcgctgtgggtaaaaacctcagcgcctaggacttgccgatcgtcaggtcggcggttcgaatccccgcggcggggtgcgctcccgttgctcggtcccagcgcctgccaacctagcagttcgaaagcacccccaagtgcaagtagataaatagggaccgcttactagcgggaaggtaaacggcgtttccgtgtgctgcgctggctcgccagatgcagcgatgtcacgctggccacgtgacccggaagtgtctccggacagcgctggcccccggcctcttgagtgagatgggcgcacaaccctagagtcggacacgactggcccgtacgggcaggggtacctttacctttaccttacctatctCCAGCCATAATGTAGTGGTAGATCACATGCCTTGCATACAGAaaactggcatctccagttaaaaaaagagagctgGAATCAGGAAGGGAAAGCCTTGTGCCTGTGATCCTGGAGAACCACCACCAGCCAGAGTAGAAAACACCAGCCTAGCTAGACAAATAATATAA
The Podarcis muralis chromosome 1, rPodMur119.hap1.1, whole genome shotgun sequence DNA segment above includes these coding regions:
- the LOC114595706 gene encoding transmembrane protein 178B-like, with product MAAAAQALSCSGLLLAAAALALLAVAIGTDSWYETDARRHRERCRGYGHKRNAHSNSNNNSDPPGSMSAPSPHLPLRARPPRALLPGQTPPPPPSAAQPLLLPGAAAVAAALALESHCGRRFNSTVSGLWRRCHRAGFEPDSEELIQKGVIQRCTSVKYHYTSSSLPRNLPVNITNTIRQDEWHALHLRRMTAGFIGMAVSIILFGWIIGTLGCCKQHELMQYVAGLLFLMGGTCCIISLCTCVAGINFELSRYPRYVYGLPEDISHGYGWSMFCAWGGLGLTLLAGFLCTLAPSLNSPRTVVQKPRQENGTV